The DNA sequence GCGCCGACCGACGCCCCCGACGACACCCCGAGCAGATAGGGGTCGGCCAACGGATTGCGGACGAGCGCCTGCAGAGTCATGCCGACGACCGCGAGTCCGGCGCCCACCACGGCGCCGAGCACGACCCGCGGGGCTCGGACCTGGACGACCACCGTGTCGACGTGGGTCGATCCGCTCCCGTCGACGAGGCCTGGCGCCAGATGGTGGCCCAGGGTACGGACCACCTCGCCGGGCGGGATCGCGATCGATCCGATCGCCAGTCCGGCCAGCATCGAGGCGGCGAGTGCCAGGATCAGCACGAGCAGGACGGCCGAATAACGCCACCGCTCAGGGTGTTTCATCGTTCCGGGTGCAACTGCTCGGCCAGTGCGCCGACCGCGTACGGCGCGCGGACGCCGAGCACCGCATCCTGCAGCGTCAGCACCGCGAAGCGGTCGTCGCGGATCGCGGGCACAGTGGAGAGTTCGGGCCGTGCGCGCAAGGCGGCCTTCTTCTCCTCGACCGACGGGGTGCCGTAGTAGTCGTAGATCACGATGACGTCCGGCGCACGCTCGATCACCTGCTCCCATGACACGTCGGCGAACGTCTCAGGGACGTCACCGAAGATGTTGGTACCGCCGGCCAATTCGATCACCTGGTTCCCGATGCCCTGGCCGCCGGCAGTGAACGCGGTGGCGTCCCCGCTGTCGTAGACGAACACCTTGACCGGCCGCACACCGGCCACCCTGGCGGTGGCGTCCCCGACGTGCCGGGACATGTCGGTCACCACCTCTTCGGCGCGGTCCGCCACACCGAAGATCCGGCCGACGGTCCGCACCTCCTCATACACGTCGTCCATCGTGATCGGTTGCCGCGCACAGTGTTCCCGGTTCAGGTACGTAGCGATCCCGGCGTCGGCGAAGGCCTGGCGCGAGCGGCCCTGCGCCTCGTCGAAGGCGCTGCCGTATCCGCCGTAGACGAAGTCGGGGCCGACCGCCAGGATCTGCTCGAACGACGCGTCCTTGACCGAGATCTGCGGTATCGACCGGTAGTCGTGGGCGTACCGCGCCAGCGGTGGGTTGTCGGGATACACGGTCGCGGCCACCGCGTCACGCAGACCCAACGCCAGCAGCAGCTCGACGGAGTGCTGAAAGTAGCCGACCACCCGGGCGGGTGGTCGGTCCACGGTGACGGCGGCCCCGCAGTTGTCCACGGTGACCGGGAAGCCCTCGGCCGCCTGCGACGGGGCCGGCGCACCGGGCGCACCGCCTCCGCATGCGGTCGAGACCAACAGGACCAGGAGCGTCGACAGTGCGACGACACGTGACTTCACGACATTCAGCTCCATCCGGGATGTCCACGTCCCGAAGCGAAGGTCCGGTGGGGGCAGTGTCTGGCTCCCGGACCGCTCATGCGTTCCGGTCACAGTGGCGGGACCGCGCCGGAATGACACCGGCTTCCTGCCTGATCCATCGGAGCCGATCGGTCGACCGGCCACGATGACAGTAGATGATCGCGGCCCGAGCTGTCAGCGCCGCATCACGCCGGACGCCTCGGCCGGCTCGTCATCCGGGGCGGCAGGCGCGGGGCTCACCCGCACCCGCTGGGCCGACGGCCGCAACCAGTCCGGCAGCCAGCGCGGCGGGTCGTCGGGTGCACGATCGAAGACACCGCCCGCCGGATCGTCGACCCGCCCGCCCCACCGCACCAGGTCGAGCGACGGCCGGTAGATCTGCCGGATCACCAACGCGCACAGCGTGATCACCGCGATGTCGCGCAGCAGCACGGTCGCGGTGAACCACTGTTCGGGCAGTCCGCGATTGGACTCACCGTAGAGGTAGAGCATCCGCGGAACCCACACCAGCGCGTCGATCGTCATCCAGGCCAACAGGATGCGGCGGTGCGGCAGCGCGAGTACGGCCAGCGGCACCAGCCACAGCGAGAACTGCGGGCTCCAGACCTTGTTGGTCAACAGGAACGCCGCCACCACGAGGAACGCCAGCTGCGCGACCCGCGGTCGCTGCCGCGCTGTCAACGCGATGAAGCCGATCGCGATGCAGCACGCCGCGAACAACGCGGCCGTCACCGTGTTGAGCACCGTCGGGGGCTGCCAGAAGCCGAGGTCGGTGTCGAACCCGCGCCACCCCGTGAACGACTTCACGACGTTGTACAGCGAATCCATGTCGTCGCCGCGACGGGTGTTGAGCCGGAAGAACTCCGACCACCCCCGCGGGAACAGCGCCATGATCGGCAGGTTGACCACCAGCCAGGTGACCGCCGCGGTGGCCGCCGTCTTCGCCACCTCACGCAGCCGGCCGGTCCGCAGCCCCAGCACCACCAGCGGAACCAGCAGCAGCAGCGGATACAACTTCGCCGCCACCCCGAGACCGATCAGGGCGCCGGCCAGCACCGGTCTTCGCCGCGCCCACGCCAACAACGCGCCGACCGCGAACGCCGTTGCCAGCGCGTCGAAGTTGGTGAAGATCTGGAAGACCACCAGCGGTGACGCGGCGACCAGCGCGGCGTCCCACACCCGGCGCCCGGCCAGCATCGCCGTCGCCCACACCGTCGCGAGCCACGCCAGCGCGAGACCGAACGCGGCGATGTTGAAGAACATCACCACCTCGGCGACCACCGGGATCGACACCGCCCGCGTGACCGCCGAATACGTCTTGGCCAGCGCCATCGACACGTACTGGTACAGCCCCGTCAGCACCGGATACTCCATGTAGCGGACGGCGACCTCACCGTCGTAGGTGATGCGCGGCTGTCCCTCGCTGTCGGTTTCGATCCAGCTCGACTTGTACGGGAACTTGCCCTGATTCAACAGCTCCGCGGTGTAGAGCGGAACGGTGTCGGAATAGCAGAGTTCGTAGTAGGCGCGGTTGTTCTCCCAGTTGGCCACCCGCTGATCGGCCGAACCGGTGCCGACACTCTGCAGGCAGGCGGCCTTCGTGGAATAGCCCAGCGCCAGGAACACGACGGCGATGACGAACATCACCCGCAGCGGGGTCATGAACCGCTGCCTGCCGATCAGCGCGTGCCTGCCGACGGGACCGCCGATGGTCTCGGACAGTGCCGCCCCGATCGGATCGGTACGGCTGGGCAGATCGCGGTCGGCGGCGTTGCGCCGGTCCTGCGCGAGCTGCGTCGGCGAGACCCACCCGGGCTCGCTCCGCTGCGGCTGCTCGTCCGCCGTCACGGAGGCGGCGGCGGACCGGGCGGTACGGGCGCACCCGGGACGACCGGCTGCGGCTGCACCGGAACACCGGGTGCGGGCACGACCGGTGCCGGCACCGGCGCGCCGACCGGCGGCGGCGGACCCACCGGCACCGTCGTCGGCGGGCCGAGCGGAATCGTGATGCCGGGCGCCACTTCGAGCGTCGGCTGGATGACCGTCTCCGAGGGGGTCGGCACCAGGGTCGAGGTCTGGACGGGTCGCGGTGCCTGCGGCACGCCCGCGTATCCGCCGATCTCCTCGGGCTTGGGGAACGACTCGTTGTCGGTGTCCTCCAGGGCGCCGTCCATCGTGGCTTTCCAGATGTCGGACGGCAGACCCGACCCGTACACCGGGGAACCCCACTTGTTCTCGAGCGGTTTGGTGCCGTCGACCGTGCCGACCCACACCGCGGTCGACAGTGACGGGGTGAACCCGACCATCCAGGCGTCGCGGTTGTCGCCGGTGTCGCCGAGCTGGTTGGTGCCCGTCTTGGCCGCCGACGGCCGGCCTCCCGCCAGGGCGTGACCATTCGAGTACGCCGCGATCGGCTGCATGGCCGCGGTGACGTTGTCGGCCACCGCCTTGTCGATGCGCTGCTCGCCGCTGTTGTCCTCCTGAGAGGCGTCGAACAGCACGTCGCCCTGGGAATTGACGACCTTCTGCACGAAGTGCGGCTTGTGGTAGACGCCCGAGGCCGCCAGCGTCGCGTAGGCCGACGCCATGTCGATCACCCGAGACTGGTACTGGCCGAGCACGATTCCGTTGTTGGGCGGGCCGCCCTTGCCGTCCTCACTGAGGGTGTGCTCGACACCGGGGAAGCTCTCGGCGATGCCGGCCTTGTGAGCGGCGTCGGCCACGTCCTGCGGGCCGTTGTTGAGCTTCAGCATCAGCCGGTAATAGCTGGTGTTGAGTGAGCGCTTCAGCGCCTCGGCGATGTTGCAGCTGCCGCAGCTGTTGCCCTCGACGTTGCTGATCTCGATCCCGTCGACCGTGAGCGGTGAGCTGTCGACCTGGTAGCCGAGGCCGATGCCCTGCTGCAGTGCGGCGACGAGCGCGAACACCTTGAACGACGAACCCGTCGGCAGACCGGCCTGGGCGAAGTCGAACCCGTTGGCGTCCGAGCCACCGTAGTAGGCCTTGACCCCACCGGTTCTCGGGTCGATCGACACCACCGCGGTGCGCATGTCGGGATCCTGCCCGTCGAGGTACTCCGCGACGGCCTCCTCGGCCGCACGCTGCGCCTTGGGGTCGATCGTCGTCGTGATCTGCAGCCCCTCGGTGTTCAGTTGCTGCTCGCTGATGTTGAACAGCTCGAGCAGCTCGCGCTGCACCTGACGTTCGATGAGGCCGTTGGGACCCGTCGTCTGGTTCTGGGTCTGCGCCACGTCCGGCGGGACCGTCGGTGGGAACACCTGCGCGGTGCGGTCGGCCTCCGACAGCGCACCGATCTCCACCATCCCGTCGAGCACCCAGTTCCACCGCTCCGCCGCCCCCTCGGGATCGACGGCCGGATCGAGGGCCGACGGCCGCTGGATGAGCGCCGCCAGCAGCGCCCCCTCCGAGACCGTGAGCTCTTCGACCGGTTTGTTGAAGTACGCCTTCGACGCCGCGGCCACACCGTAGGCGCCGCGACCGAAATAGATGATGTTCAGGTACGACTGCAGCACCTGGTCCTTGGACCATTCGCCGGACATCTTCGTCGAGATGACCAGCTCCTTGGCCTTACGCGTCAACCCGCCGAGGCCACCGCGCTCCGAGCCGACGAGCGCGTTCTTCACGTACTGCTGGGTGATCGTCGACCCGCCCTGCAGATCACCGCCGAAGATGTTGTTCTTGAACGCGCGGGCGAACCCGGTGAACGAGAAGCCCGGGTTGGAGTAGAAGTCGCGGTCCTCGGCGGCCATCACCGCATCGCGCACGTGCACCGGAATCTGGTCGATGTTGACGTCGACGCGGTTGCCCTCTGGCGGAACGATCTTCGCGATCTCACTGCCGTCGCTGGCCAGGATCGTCGACACCTGATTCGTGCGGATGTCCCCCGGATTGGGCACGTCGACGATCATGTAGGCCATTCCGAACGTGACCAGCGGGAGCACGATCAGCACGGCGGCCGCGGCGATCAGTCCACGCCGGACCCACTTCCAGTTGATCTGTTCGCGCCAGTGCGGGCGCCGCCCGGGAGGCGGCGGACCCGACGGGCCGTCACCCCCACCGCCGGGGCGCCGGGGCGGCGGTGGCTTCTGGGGCGGCGTGCCGTCGAGCGCGGCCTTGACCACGTCGATCGGATCGCGCAGATGGGCCGGCGGTTCGTCGCGGTACTGCGGCAGGATCGCGGTGCGGTTGTCGTCGGGCGGCCGCTGCGCTCGAGGCGGCGCCGGCGGGCGACGGACCGCCCCGTCCGACGGACGTGGCGGTCGCCCTCGATCCGCGTGGCGGGGGCCGTGATCTGACCGGGGAGGGGGCGCGCCCGCACCGTCAGCCGCGTGTCCCCTGCGGACATCGCCGACCGACCGTTCGTGGCGCCCTTCGCTATTCACTCGCGGTACGCGCGCTCTTGCGCGCCGTCCGGGTACCGCGCGGGGCCTTCGGCGGCCGCACCGCGCCGAGCACATACGACTTCACCAGGTGATTCCATTCACAGGTTCGGCATACCTCCACCACGTGTACGGAGAACTCGTCGAACTTGGTGGCCAGCAGAACCAGCTCCTCAGCGGTGCGCGCCGACCCGGACACCGGACCCAGATGATCCCCGAACACCCACGACACGAGCGTGAGCTGTTCCTTCCGGCAAATCGGGCACATCACCGAGCTGGGCTTGCCGTGGAACTTCGCGGCGCGCAGCAGGTAGGGATTCGCGTCGCAGACCTCCGAGACGCCGGTGCGCCCCGAATAGACCTCAGCCAGCAGGGACCGGCGCCGCAGCGCGTAGTCCACCACCTGTCTCTGCAATCGCACGCAGACCAGAGTACGTCGGCCCGGCAGGCACCGGACGTCAGACGCCGCATCGTGACCCCGAATCCGGCGTCTGGTCTGCGGCGTTGGCCACCGAACTCTTACGATCCTCGCGTGGCAGTTAGCAGCTCAGGGCGTCCGACGGCGGGAACCCGGGCAAAGGACAGCGACCGCAACGACACCTGCCAGGTGCTCGACACCGCGCTCAGCGAGGGGCAGCTGTCGATGGCCGAGCACGGGGAGCGGGTGAAGGCCGCCACACACGCGGCGACGCTGGGTGAACTGCAGGCGCTCGTCTCGGATCTGCAGACCGCCAACGCGCCGGTGCAGCTGCCCGATCTCAGCCGGCCGAGGCGTCGGCGCCTGCCGATGCGCGCCGGGTGGGGCATCAAGGCGGCGATGGCCGCGGTGCTGGTCGTGCTGGGCATGTGCATCGGCTGGGGGCTGTACGGCAACACCAGCTCCCCGCTGGACTTCCAAAGCGACCCGGGCGCCAAGTCCGACGGCATCGAACCGGTGGTGCTCACCCCGCCGCGGCAGCTGCTGTCCCTCAACGGCCTCAACGGACTGTTCGAGCAGATGCGTCAGCGTTTCGGCAGCACGATGGGTTACGAACTGGACATCCGCGCCGACTACGCGTCCCTGGACCGCCCCGATCCGTCCGACAACCGGCGCAAACAGGACTTCGACTACCGCGGCGGATGGGGTGACCCGTGGGGTTCGGCCACCACCCTCGACTCCGACGACCGGCTCGTCGACCTGGCGAAGTTCGACTACGAGAAGACGCTCGCGGTGATGCGCGGAGCGCCCGACACGCTCGGGATGAAGCGCGCCGACGTCACCGACACCTGGGTGCGGATCGGGCCGTCCGCCGACCCGGCGACCCCCGATCTCGTGACCGTCGAGATCGTCGCCAACAGCGACTTCGGCACCGGGCGCATCGAGCTGTACCCGGACGGCACCACCAAGGCGATCTGGCCACCCAGCAGCTGAGCGGCCGGCCCAGGTGACGGGCAGGCAAACGGCAGGCAACGCCCCCGTGTGGCGCTCTATATATCGGCGCGATACTATTTTGCGAGGTGTCGATGCGTCGTAGCGACGGTGCAGATCGTGAGGAGGTGGTTCCCGGTGCTGGAACTCGCCATCCTGGGTTTGTTGCTCGAATCGCCGATGCATGGCTACGAGCTGCGTAAACGCCTGACCGGTCTGCTGGGTGCGTTCCGCGCCTTCTCGTACGGTTCGCTGTACCCGGCGCTGCGCCGGATGCAGGTCGACGGGCTGATCGTGGAGGACGCCGCCCCGGCCGGCACCGTGACCCGTCGGCGGGCCCGGCGGGTGTACCAACTCACCGACGCCGGCAAGCAGCGCTTCGCCGAGCTGGTGGCGGACACGGGTCCGCAGAACTACTCCGACGACGGATTCGGTGTGCACCTCGCCTTCTTCAACCGCACCCCGGCCGAGGCCAGGATGCGGATCCTCGAAGGCCGCCGTCGTCAGGTGGAGGAACGTCGCGAAGGCCTGCGTGAAGCAGTGGCGCGGGCCAGCAGCTCGTTCGACCGATACACCCGGCAGCTGCATCAGCTCGGGTTGGAGTCCAGCGAGCGCGAAGTGAAATGGCTCAACGAACTCATCGCGGCGGAACGTCTCGGGCAGGGCAGTCCGGACAACACGTGAGGAAAGCCTTTTACCGGGGCGACCAAAGCAGAGCTACCGATTTCAGTAGGAGAGGGAGAGAACGGCCATGACTGAGCACGCAGGAGACATCCGGGTCGCGATTGTCGGCGTCGGGAACTGCGCGTCCTCGCTCGTGCAGGGCGTGCAGTACTACAAGGACGCAGACGAGAACGCGACCGTGCCCGGTCTGATGCACGTCCGCTTCGGGCCCTACCACGTTCGCGACGTCAAGTTCGTCGCCGCATTCGACGTCGACGCCAAGAAGGTGGGCTTCGACCTGTCCGAGGCCATCTTCGCCTCGGAGAACAACACCATCAAGATCGCCGACGTGCCGCCGACCGACGTGGTCGTGCAGCGCGGCCCGACCCTCGACGGCATCGGCAAGTACTACGCCGACACCATCGAGGTGTCCGACGCCGAGGCCGTCGACGTCGTCAAGGCGCTCAAGGACGCCGAGGTCGACGTGCTGGTGTCCTACCTGCCGGTGGGCTCCGAGGAGGCCGACAAGTTCTATGCCCAGTGCGCGATCGACGCCGGCGTGGCGTTCGTCAACGCGCTGCCGGTGTTCATCGCCAGCGACCCGGTGTGGGCGAAGAAGTTCGAGGACGCAGGTGTGCCGATCGTCGGTGACGACATCAAGAGCCAGGTCGGCGCGACCATCACCCACCGCGTGATGGCCAAGCTGTTCGAGGACCGCGGCGTGCAGCTCGACCGCACGATGCAGCTCAACGTCGGCGGCAACATGGACTTCCTCAACATGCTCGAGCGGGAACGCCTCGAGTCGAAGAAGATCTCCAAGACCCAGGCCGTCACGTCGAACCTGCAGCGCGAGTTCAAGACCAAGGACGTCCACATCGGCCCGTCGGATCACGTCGGCTGGCTCGACGACCGCAAGTGGGCCTACGTCCGCCTCGAAGGCCGCGCCTTCGGTGACGTGCCGCTGAACCTGGAGTACAAGCTCGAGGTGTGGGATTCGCCGAACTCGGCCGGCGTCATCATCGACGCGGTGCGTGCGGCGAAGATCGCCAAGGACCGCGGCGTCGGTGGCCCCGTCGTCGCCGCCTCGGCCTACCTTATGAAGAGCCCGCCGCAGCAGCTGCCCGACGATGTCGCCCGCACGCAGTTGGAGACGTTCATCGAGGGCTAGTCATACCGCCGAGACTGCGGTGAGATCGCGATTCCCGGTCAACGGGCGATCTCACCGCAGTTTCGTCGTATAAAGGGCGGGTGGTCACCGACGACGAACTGCTGCACCTCGACGAGTTCGCCCTGCTTCCGGAGAACGCCGCCCAGATCGGCGTGACCGACATCCCTCCGGTCGCGCGTGTCGACGCCGGTCCGGTCAGCGCGATCACCTGGGGTGACGCCGATCCGCAGGTGGTGTTCCTGCACGGCGGCGGGCAGAACGCCCACACCTGGGACACCGTCATCCTCGGCCTCGGGGTACCCGCCCTGGCGGTCGACCTGCCCGGTCACGGCCGCTCGGCGTGGCGGGAGGACGGCGACTACGGCCCGAAGCTCAACGCCGAAACACTGCGGCCGGTGCTGCGAGAGTGGGCGCCGCGGCCGAGGCTGGTCGTCGGAATGTCGCTGGGCGGGTTGACCGCACTGCGCATCGCGGCCACCGAGCCGGCACTGGTACCCGAACTCGTCCTCGTCGACGTCACCCCGTCGGCCCCCGAACGCCACGAGCAGATGACCAAGGCCCAACTCGGCGCGGTGGCGCTGGTGCAGGGTGACCGCACCTTCCCGTCGTTCGAGGCGATGCTCGACGTGACCGTCGCCGCCTCCCCGCACCGCGACCGGGAGTCGTTGCGGCGCGGGGTGTTCCACAACTCGAAGCGGCTCGACGACGGCACCTGGACGTGGCGTTACGACTCGTTCCGCAAGGGCGACGGCTTCGAAGGACTGTGGGACGACGTGCCCTCCATCACGATGCCCACCACGCTGGTGCGGGGCGCGAAGTCCTTCTTCGTCAATGACGAGGACGCCGAGGCATTCGCCAAGGGAGCACCCGGTTTTCAGCGCACCCACGTGGTCGCCGACGCCGGGCACTCCGTGCAGGGTGACCAACCGCGAGCGCTGGTCGAGATCCTGCGCGGAGTGCTCGACGGTCAGCGCTGAGCCAGGGCCTGCTTACGCCACCGTCGGCCGACGAACAGGAAGCCGATCAACGCCATCGCCGCGACAGCAGGCGGCGGCGCATCCACGCGGAAGCCGAGGTCCCGCAGGATGCCGATCTCGACAGGGCTCAACGCCCGCACGATGAAGCCGGTATCCGTCTTGGCGTTCATGACCTTCTGGTCGTCGCCCGTGAACGTGAAGTCGTCGAGGTGACTGGTGGAACTGCCTTCCGAGAAGGGGTTCGGGGTGTAGAGGGGAACCAGATCGCCGTAGGCCCTGACCGCTTCCGCGCCGCCGAAGTACAAACCGCCGTCCCCACCGGTCAGATTGGGGTCGAAGTCGGTGTCCCACTGGTAGTTCCGGTTGATCGGATGGCTACCGTCCCGGGTGACCATGAACTTGTCGTAGATCGTCCACGTGGTGGTCTCCTGGTTGGTGCCCGGTGCGTCCGTGATCGACAGGAACCCGAACGAGTGCAGCAGTTCGTGGACCGCGGTCGAGTTGAAGTCGAACTCGTCGTCCGGAACCGTGTCACCGAGCGCCCATGGCTTGCCGAAGTTCCATTCGATCTCGCCGTCCGCGTCCTCCCCGTTGGCGTCGATTCCGGTGATCAGCTTGTGCTGCACCACCGTTGGCCAGAAGCCCGGGTCCTCGCTGATCAGTCCGCTGCCCGCCGCGGCGAGAGTGTGCGAGGCAGCATCGTTCTCCGCCGTGACGTCGTAGGTGAGCACGACCGGCTGGGTCACCAGGAAGTACAGCACCAGGTCGTCGGCTGCGTCCTGGAGCGCCTGACGTCGTTCGGGCGTCCAGTGCTCACTGCCCTCGAGGTAGGTGAACTCGAATCGGATGGCGCGCTGGTTGACGAGGTTCGCGGCGTGGGTGCCGACTCCGCGGAACGGGTCGAGCAGGTTGACGTGCGGTCCGACGTCGATGGCCACCACGCGGAAGGTGTCCACACCGTCGAAACCCGCACCGGGCGTGTAGGTGTAGGTGCCGTCGGCGTTGAGCTCCACCGAACCAGACGACGGCCCGCGGGTGATCACGTAGACGATCCGGTCGCCGTCGGGATCCACCGCGCCCACCGTGCCCGTCACCGGACCGTCCAGCTTGCCGCTGATCTGCACCGGCGCGACGTCGGGCGCCTGGTTGAACAGGGTGCGGCGGGTGGTCCACAGGGCGCCGGCGAGGTGGTACTTGGCCTGGTCGTCGACGGGCAACGACTTGATCCAGCCCTGCGATGACGTGGTCCAGTTGTCGATCGACCGGCCGGCGAACTCACTCCAATTGCCCGCCGGGTTCCTCGGTGTTGTCGCGCGCGCCACCGCGGCCTGCACGGGCGGCTCGACGGGATCTTCCTCGGCGACAGGGCCTTCCGACAGACCGGCGTCCTCGATCTCCGGTTCGGATTCACGTTCGGGTTCGTCGAGGTCCGCTTCGGCGTCCTCTTCTCCGTCGCCTCCGACATCCGACACGGCCTGCGCTTCGACGTCCGCCTCGGCATCCAACTCGGCCGCGGCCTCGTCAGCGTCCTCGTCAGCGGCCTCGTCAGCTTCGGCGTCGGCGTCCTCGTCAGCGTCGGCGTCGGCGTCAGCGTCCTGCCCGGTGTCGTCGTCCGCACCGGCCGCATCAGTCGACTCCGAGGAGTCCGCACTGTCCGATGCCGGCGCGCTCGACGTCGTCGCGCTCTCCCCCGCCGTGTCGGCGGCGGCCGAGCCCACCTGGGGGCCCAGCAGCGAGAAGCCGATCAGGCCGGCGCCCACACCCGCCGACGCCGCCCCCAACTGCAGCCAGCGCCGGACCGCGAACCCCTCCGCACGACGTGCGCGACGACGAACCGCCATGTATTTGACCCCCTCGTTATTAATTGCCCGGGACGGTATCGCGCCGGCAGACGATGCCGCAGCAAATTCATTGAATTCGCACGAGCGTGTCGCGGTCGTCCACCCGCTGTTCACCTGTCTCTCGCCTGCCGCTTGCCCGGCTGCCGTACCTTTCCGCCCGACCGGCCGCTCAGCCCGCGGCCGTCGGAACGGAAGGACTCTGCCGGCCATGGCGCTCATGCCGTTGAATCTCTTTGTCTCCCACGACGGAAAGTCGAAGCGTCAGCACATCACCTGTCGCTACAGGTGCGGTGACGCCTGTTCGAAACCCGCACCGAACACCAGCGACAACGAGTACTTCGGCGACATCGTCAAACAGCTGTCCCGCCGGTCGGTGCTGCACGCCACCGGCGTGACGGTGCTGGCTGTCGGGGCCGGTTCGGTGCTCGCCGCCTGCGGGGGCAACGACACTCCCCCGGCCGCGAGCCCCTCCGAGACCGCACCGCTCGAGCCGCGTCCGGGCATGAAGTTCGCCGCGGTGGCGCCCAACAGTGAGGACGCCGTCGTGATCCCCGACGGCTACCAACAGGCGGTCGTGATCAGCTGGGGCGACCCCGTCCTGCCAGGTGCGCCGGCGTTCGACGTCACCCGGCAGAGCGGCGCGGCGCAGCGCGGCCAGTTCGGCTTCAACAACGACTTCGCCGCGCTCCTGCCGATCGAGGGTCAACCCGACCACTTCCTGCTCGTCACCAACTTCGAGTACGTCACGCCGCAATTCATGTTCACGGGATACGACGCCGACGCCCCGACCCGGGAGCAGTTCGACATCGAGATCGCCGCGGTCGGCATGGGTGTCGTCGAGGTCGAGCGCACTCCGCAGGGCCTCAAACCCGTGATGGGCCGCTACAACCGCCGCATCACCGCCGACACCCCGTTCACACTGACCGGACCCGCGGCGGGTACGGAGTTCGTCACCACCGCCGCCGATCCGGCGGGCCGCACGGTCGCCGGCACCTTCGCCAACTGCGCCGGCGGCGTCACTCCCTGGGGCACAGTGCTTTCCGGTGAGGAGAACTTCCACGGCTACTTCGGCGCCGCCGAGGGGTCACCGCCACCGCCACCCGTCGTCGCCGACCGGCAGGACCGCTACGGCGTCGCCCTGGAACCGTCCGAACTCAGATGGGAAACCTTCGACCCGCGGTTCGATCTCGTCGCGACGCCCAACGAGGTGAACCGGTTCGGCTACGTCGTCGAACTCGATCCATGGGACCCGAACTCCACCCCGGTCAAGCACAGCGCGCTCGGACGGCTCAAGCACGAAGGCGCCAACATCCACGTCACCGGCGACGGCACCGTCGTCGCCTACACCGGTGACGACGAGCGCTTCGATTACCTCTACAAATTCGTGTCCAGCAAGAAGATCCGGCCCGGACGCGACGCCGCGGCCATGGCGCACAACATGACGATCCTCGACGAGGGCACGCTGTACGTCGCCAAGCTCTCCAGCGACATCCCCGCCGCTGAGATCGACGGGTCCGGCAAGCTTCCGGCGAAGGGTTCGTTCAGCGGCACCGGCACCTGGCTTCCGCTGCTGCGGTCGGGTCCGAACGGGCAGGCCGAATCGCTGGTCGCCGGCGTCACCGCCCAGGAGGCCGCCGTGTTCACCCGCATGGCCGCCGACAAGGCCGGCGCCACGAAGATGGACCGCCCGGAGGATGTCGAGGCCCACCCGAAGACCGGCAAGGTCTACGTCGCGCTGACCAACAACGACGAACGCGGTGCGCCGGGCGAACCGGCCGTCGACGCGGCCAACCCCCGCAACGACAACAAGAGCGGGCAGATCCTCGAGATCACCGACAACCATGCCGGTACCGACTTCACGTGGGATCTGCTGCTGGTGTGCGGCGACCCGGCCGCGGCCGACACCTACTACGCCGGGTTCGACAAGACCAAGGTCAGCCCGATCTCGTGCCCGGACAACCTCGCCTTCGACAGCCACGGCAACCTGTGGATCTCAACCGACGGCAATGCGCTGGACTCCAACGACGGCCTGTTCGCGGTCGCGCTCGACGGGGAGAACCGCGGCGAGACCAAGCAGTTCCTCACCGTGCCGGTCGGCGCCGAGACGTGCGGCCCGGTGGTGACCGACG is a window from the Mycolicibacterium litorale genome containing:
- a CDS encoding PhoX family protein; translated protein: MALMPLNLFVSHDGKSKRQHITCRYRCGDACSKPAPNTSDNEYFGDIVKQLSRRSVLHATGVTVLAVGAGSVLAACGGNDTPPAASPSETAPLEPRPGMKFAAVAPNSEDAVVIPDGYQQAVVISWGDPVLPGAPAFDVTRQSGAAQRGQFGFNNDFAALLPIEGQPDHFLLVTNFEYVTPQFMFTGYDADAPTREQFDIEIAAVGMGVVEVERTPQGLKPVMGRYNRRITADTPFTLTGPAAGTEFVTTAADPAGRTVAGTFANCAGGVTPWGTVLSGEENFHGYFGAAEGSPPPPPVVADRQDRYGVALEPSELRWETFDPRFDLVATPNEVNRFGYVVELDPWDPNSTPVKHSALGRLKHEGANIHVTGDGTVVAYTGDDERFDYLYKFVSSKKIRPGRDAAAMAHNMTILDEGTLYVAKLSSDIPAAEIDGSGKLPAKGSFSGTGTWLPLLRSGPNGQAESLVAGVTAQEAAVFTRMAADKAGATKMDRPEDVEAHPKTGKVYVALTNNDERGAPGEPAVDAANPRNDNKSGQILEITDNHAGTDFTWDLLLVCGDPAAADTYYAGFDKTKVSPISCPDNLAFDSHGNLWISTDGNALDSNDGLFAVALDGENRGETKQFLTVPVGAETCGPVVTDEFVTVCVQHPGEHDDNSIDNPLSHWPEGGNGTARPSVVAVWRNDGQIGV